The Leadbettera azotonutricia ZAS-9 genome has a window encoding:
- the nifE gene encoding nitrogenase iron-molybdenum cofactor biosynthesis protein NifE, whose translation MVEVLEARKQQVLEKGKDTYALECEKASTAGSVSQRACVFCGSRVVLYPIADALHLIHGPIGCAAYTWELRGSLSSGPELHRLSFSTDLKENDVIYGGEKKLYAALTELINEYKPKAAFVYCTCIIGLIGDDVDAVCAKVEKEHGIQVIPVHSEGFKGTKKDGYKAACEGAFKLTGKDNTTPVSDFSINILGEFNLAGETWIIKDYYKRMGIEVTSCITGDGRVGEIGKAHRARLNVVQCSGSMTYLAKMMEKEYGIPFIRVSYFGIEDMSKALYDVADFFNNEKIMENTKELVRSEVSDLLPRLAEFRKDLEGKKAGVYVGGSFKAFSMVKALRHLGMETVVVGSQTGSPEDYEYLKEITNEGTIILDDTNPLELSGFILEKGADLLIGGVKERPIAYKMGIGFCDHNHERKEALAGFEGMLNFAREVHNSVTSPVWKYSPARMKAQEKKI comes from the coding sequence ATGGTAGAAGTTCTTGAAGCCAGGAAACAGCAGGTTCTCGAAAAGGGCAAGGATACCTATGCGCTGGAATGCGAGAAGGCCAGTACCGCAGGTTCAGTAAGCCAGCGGGCCTGTGTTTTCTGCGGTTCCCGGGTGGTACTTTACCCTATCGCTGATGCATTGCACCTTATCCACGGCCCCATTGGCTGTGCGGCGTATACCTGGGAATTAAGGGGCTCCCTTTCGTCGGGGCCTGAACTTCACCGTTTGAGTTTTTCTACAGACCTGAAAGAAAACGATGTAATCTACGGGGGTGAGAAAAAGCTCTATGCAGCGCTAACGGAATTAATAAACGAATATAAACCCAAGGCAGCTTTTGTGTACTGTACCTGCATCATCGGCCTTATTGGCGATGATGTGGATGCAGTTTGCGCAAAAGTGGAAAAAGAGCATGGAATACAGGTTATTCCTGTCCACTCAGAAGGTTTTAAGGGAACCAAGAAAGACGGCTACAAGGCAGCGTGCGAAGGGGCCTTTAAATTAACCGGCAAGGATAATACCACGCCGGTCTCTGATTTCAGTATCAATATACTCGGGGAATTCAACCTTGCCGGGGAAACCTGGATCATCAAGGATTATTACAAACGCATGGGAATAGAAGTAACTTCCTGCATTACAGGCGATGGAAGGGTTGGGGAAATAGGAAAAGCCCATAGAGCCCGCCTCAATGTAGTTCAATGTTCCGGTTCCATGACCTACCTTGCAAAAATGATGGAAAAAGAGTACGGCATTCCCTTTATCAGGGTTTCCTATTTCGGTATAGAAGACATGAGCAAGGCCCTCTATGACGTGGCGGATTTTTTTAATAACGAAAAAATTATGGAGAACACGAAAGAATTGGTTCGTTCCGAAGTTTCCGATCTTCTCCCCCGGCTTGCGGAATTCCGCAAAGATCTTGAAGGCAAGAAGGCGGGCGTTTATGTAGGGGGTTCTTTTAAGGCCTTCTCCATGGTAAAGGCCCTGCGTCATTTAGGTATGGAAACCGTAGTGGTTGGTTCACAGACCGGTTCCCCCGAAGACTATGAATACCTCAAAGAAATTACCAATGAAGGAACCATTATACTCGACGACACTAACCCTCTGGAACTATCAGGTTTTATTCTTGAAAAAGGCGCGGACCTTTTAATCGGCGGTGTTAAGGAACGGCCCATTGCTTACAAGATGGGAATAGGTTTCTGCGATCATAATCATGAACGCAAGGAAGCATTGGCAGGATTTGAAGGCATGCTCAATTTTGCGAGAGAAGTTCACAATTCGGTTACAAGCCCCGTGTGGAAATATTCGCCGGCGAGAATGAAAGCACAGGAAAAGAAAATATGA
- the nifK gene encoding nitrogenase molybdenum-iron protein subunit beta, with product MLLRHTPKEVVERSALTINPAKTCQPVGAMYAALGIHKCLPHSHGSQGCCAYHRSALTRHYAEPIMASTSSFTEGASVFGGQSNMLESINNIFALYDPDIIAVNTTCLSEVIGDDLNQIINRAIADNKIPKGKTVMYASTPSFKGSHVTGYANMLTAMVQNFATNTGKKNKSITLLPSFVEPSDMSEIKHIAAEMGIDYIMYPDTSGVVNAPMDGKFHMYPKGGTPREKIIASGDSRYALALGRVGTFQAAQLLDSKCKVKTEILDLPIGISATDAFIDKLRTTSGVTVPESITVERGQLVDVLCDKAQYVYGKKISLMGDPDILFGLVQFCKDAGMEVIHVITGTPAGAKWDRRIKELAGPNAIVKSGAQADLFYFHQLLQNTKPDLIFGNTYCKYIARDMDIPLIRTGFPIYDRIGHSYFPITGYRGGLHLLVKILDVFMDRQDRDASEEKFELVM from the coding sequence ATGTTACTGAGACATACACCTAAAGAAGTGGTTGAGCGGAGCGCTCTTACGATTAATCCTGCCAAGACCTGTCAGCCTGTAGGGGCCATGTATGCGGCCCTGGGTATACACAAGTGCCTGCCTCATAGCCATGGTTCCCAGGGCTGCTGCGCCTATCACCGGAGCGCTCTCACGCGGCATTATGCCGAACCTATCATGGCGAGTACTTCTTCATTTACCGAAGGGGCCTCGGTATTCGGCGGCCAGTCGAATATGTTGGAATCCATAAACAACATATTTGCCCTTTACGATCCGGACATCATTGCAGTTAACACTACTTGTCTTTCAGAAGTAATAGGCGACGACCTTAACCAGATCATCAACAGGGCAATTGCGGACAACAAGATCCCCAAGGGGAAGACTGTGATGTACGCCTCTACCCCGAGTTTCAAAGGTTCTCATGTTACAGGTTATGCCAATATGCTTACTGCCATGGTGCAGAACTTCGCAACAAACACGGGGAAGAAAAATAAAAGCATTACCTTACTTCCTTCTTTTGTGGAACCCAGCGATATGTCTGAAATTAAACATATTGCTGCGGAAATGGGCATAGACTACATTATGTATCCCGATACTTCCGGCGTCGTAAACGCTCCCATGGACGGCAAGTTCCACATGTACCCCAAGGGCGGCACTCCCAGGGAAAAGATCATCGCCTCGGGAGACAGCCGTTATGCCCTGGCTCTGGGACGGGTGGGCACTTTTCAGGCTGCCCAGCTTTTGGACAGCAAGTGTAAAGTAAAAACCGAAATTCTGGACCTTCCCATAGGCATCAGCGCTACTGACGCCTTTATTGATAAACTCAGAACCACTTCTGGTGTTACGGTCCCCGAGAGCATTACTGTTGAACGGGGGCAACTTGTGGACGTGCTCTGCGACAAGGCCCAGTATGTATACGGTAAAAAGATTTCCCTTATGGGTGACCCTGATATTCTTTTCGGGCTGGTTCAATTCTGCAAAGACGCAGGTATGGAAGTTATTCATGTCATTACCGGCACTCCCGCAGGGGCCAAGTGGGACAGAAGGATAAAAGAGCTTGCAGGCCCCAACGCTATTGTTAAATCAGGCGCCCAGGCTGATCTCTTTTACTTTCACCAGCTCCTTCAAAATACAAAACCTGATCTTATCTTTGGGAACACCTACTGCAAGTATATTGCGCGGGATATGGACATCCCCCTGATACGTACCGGTTTCCCCATCTATGACAGGATAGGCCACTCTTATTTCCCCATTACGGGCTACCGCGGCGGCCTTCATCTCCTGGTAAAAATCCTTGATGTCTTCATGGATCGCCAGGACAGGGACGCATCGGAAGAAAAGTTTGAGCTTGTAATGTGA
- a CDS encoding nitrogenase component I subunit alpha, with amino-acid sequence MAEVYELPDTAEFKAEILERYPPKLAKKRAKQIIINKIENDDDVPEILANTRTIPGIITMRGCAYAGCKGVVLGPTRDILQITHGPIGCGFYSWLTRRNQTKPTTESDVNYMTYAMSTDLQEEEIIFGGEKKLRAAIDEAVALFHPRAIGIFATCPVGLIGDDVHAVARAMEEKYPDINIFGFSCEGYKGVSQSAGHHVANNKVFTDVVGLNDTFSKPGKFKFNILGEYNIGGDAFEIERIVADCGLSLHSTFSGNSTYDEFSSAHTVDLNVVMCHRSINYLAEMMEKKYGIPWFKVNFVGAEATSKSLRKIAQFYEDADLLKKTEEVIERELVEVEKVRLDVKSRCEGKTAVLYVGGSRAHHYQELLREIGITILSAGYEFAHRDDYEGRKVMPSIIVDADSRNIEELKVEADAVRYKPRLSEEKKASMEADGFAFSDYNGLMTEMPESSLVIDDCNHYELEELLDRYHPDLVCAGIKEKYVVQKRGIPMKQLHSYDYMGPFAGYKGAINFYKEIDRLLNCSAFKFTKAPWDESPELSATYAFN; translated from the coding sequence ATGGCAGAAGTATATGAACTCCCAGACACAGCGGAATTTAAGGCGGAAATTCTTGAAAGATACCCGCCCAAGCTCGCCAAGAAACGGGCCAAGCAGATAATAATCAACAAAATAGAAAATGACGATGATGTACCCGAGATACTGGCTAACACCAGAACTATTCCCGGCATAATCACCATGAGGGGTTGCGCTTACGCAGGATGCAAGGGCGTGGTCTTGGGCCCTACCCGTGATATTTTGCAGATAACCCATGGGCCTATAGGCTGCGGATTTTACAGCTGGCTTACCAGGCGGAATCAGACGAAGCCTACCACCGAAAGCGATGTCAACTACATGACCTATGCTATGTCCACAGATCTTCAGGAAGAGGAGATCATATTCGGCGGTGAAAAGAAACTGCGGGCTGCTATTGATGAGGCCGTTGCCCTCTTCCACCCCAGAGCTATTGGTATTTTTGCCACCTGCCCTGTGGGTCTCATAGGTGACGACGTTCACGCCGTGGCAAGGGCCATGGAAGAAAAATACCCTGATATAAACATCTTTGGGTTTTCATGCGAAGGTTACAAGGGCGTAAGCCAAAGCGCAGGCCACCATGTGGCAAACAACAAAGTGTTTACCGATGTAGTTGGCCTTAATGATACTTTTTCCAAACCGGGAAAATTCAAATTCAATATCCTTGGTGAATACAACATAGGCGGGGATGCCTTTGAGATTGAGAGGATAGTTGCTGATTGCGGCCTGTCGCTCCATTCTACATTCTCGGGGAATTCAACGTATGATGAATTTTCTTCGGCCCATACAGTGGATTTGAATGTGGTTATGTGCCATAGATCCATCAACTATCTGGCTGAAATGATGGAGAAAAAATACGGCATCCCCTGGTTCAAAGTGAATTTCGTAGGCGCCGAGGCTACATCAAAATCACTCAGGAAGATAGCCCAGTTTTATGAAGATGCAGATCTTCTCAAAAAAACAGAAGAAGTAATAGAGCGGGAACTGGTTGAAGTGGAAAAAGTGCGTCTTGATGTAAAATCGCGCTGCGAAGGAAAAACTGCGGTTCTCTACGTCGGCGGTTCACGGGCACATCACTATCAGGAGCTGCTTAGGGAAATCGGCATTACTATACTTTCCGCCGGTTATGAGTTCGCCCATCGTGACGATTATGAAGGACGGAAGGTGATGCCCTCCATAATAGTAGACGCTGATTCCCGGAACATCGAGGAACTCAAGGTGGAAGCCGATGCCGTACGGTACAAGCCCAGGCTCAGCGAAGAGAAGAAAGCCAGCATGGAAGCCGATGGTTTTGCCTTCAGCGACTACAATGGCTTGATGACCGAGATGCCCGAGTCCAGCCTGGTCATTGATGATTGCAACCACTACGAACTTGAAGAACTGCTTGACCGCTATCATCCTGATCTGGTCTGTGCGGGTATCAAAGAAAAATATGTGGTACAGAAAAGGGGCATACCCATGAAGCAGCTTCACAGCTATGACTATATGGGACCTTTTGCAGGCTACAAGGGTGCTATTAATTTCTATAAGGAAATAGACAGGCTTCTCAATTGCAGTGCCTTCAAATTTACCAAGGCCCCCTGGGACGAATCCCCTGAACTTTCCGCTACCTACGCGTTTAACTAA
- a CDS encoding P-II family nitrogen regulator, with translation MKEVMAIIRMNMMNKTKRALAEAGITSMYAKECSGRGKGIIEIPHYIEGAAERYEDMIQELGIAGRLIPKRMINVIVPDKLVKTVVNTVIGVNKTGRSGDGKIFVMPVAESWRVRTGESGDEVLDM, from the coding sequence ATGAAGGAAGTGATGGCCATCATCAGGATGAACATGATGAACAAAACCAAGCGCGCCCTGGCCGAAGCGGGAATTACCTCCATGTATGCTAAAGAATGTTCGGGCCGGGGTAAAGGAATTATAGAAATACCCCATTACATCGAAGGCGCCGCCGAACGTTACGAAGACATGATTCAGGAACTGGGCATCGCAGGTAGACTTATACCCAAGCGCATGATCAATGTCATCGTTCCTGACAAGCTGGTAAAGACTGTAGTCAATACGGTGATCGGTGTAAATAAAACAGGCAGAAGCGGGGATGGTAAAATTTTCGTTATGCCTGTTGCAGAATCCTGGCGTGTTCGTACCGGTGAATCCGGGGACGAAGTATTGGATATGTGA
- a CDS encoding P-II family nitrogen regulator — MVMIRAIVRPEKAEEVMAALMADGFPAVTRMNVSGRGKQRGIKIGDVTYDEIPKELLLMVVKNSDKEFVIKKIMEVARTGKGSFGDGKIFVSPVEEVYTVSSGLKDAPDTGTSAPIPEEKI; from the coding sequence ATGGTAATGATAAGGGCGATAGTGCGGCCAGAGAAAGCTGAAGAAGTAATGGCCGCCCTCATGGCGGATGGATTTCCTGCGGTAACCCGGATGAATGTATCGGGCCGGGGCAAGCAGCGGGGTATCAAGATCGGGGACGTAACCTATGACGAGATTCCCAAGGAACTCCTGCTCATGGTAGTAAAAAACAGCGACAAAGAATTTGTCATTAAGAAAATAATGGAAGTTGCCCGCACCGGCAAGGGTTCCTTTGGCGATGGCAAGATCTTTGTATCCCCTGTGGAAGAAGTTTACACCGTAAGTTCCGGACTCAAGGACGCGCCTGATACCGGAACTTCCGCGCCAATTCCTGAGGAAAAGATATGA
- the nifH gene encoding nitrogenase iron protein translates to MRKIAIYGKGGIGKSTTTQNTVAALAEMGKNMMVVGCDPKADSTRLLLNGLAQKTVLDTLRTEGEDLDLEDVVKVGFKGTRCVESGGPEPGVGCAGRGIITSINLLEQLGAFHEQYKLDYTFYDVLGDVVCGGFAMPIRDGKAEEIYIVCSGEMMAMYAANNICKGIMKFAEAGTVRLGGLICNSRKTDREDELIGALAEKLGTHMIHFVPRDNMVQRAEINKKTVIDFDPTIGQADEYRKLASAIENNKKFVIPKPLDMTELEKLLMEFGIAD, encoded by the coding sequence ATGAGGAAAATCGCAATTTATGGAAAGGGAGGTATTGGGAAGTCCACGACTACCCAGAATACGGTAGCTGCTCTGGCCGAAATGGGAAAAAACATGATGGTAGTCGGCTGCGATCCCAAGGCCGACTCGACCCGCCTGCTCCTGAACGGGCTGGCCCAAAAGACGGTACTGGATACATTGCGAACCGAGGGCGAAGACCTCGACCTCGAGGATGTGGTGAAGGTTGGTTTTAAGGGAACCCGCTGCGTTGAGTCAGGCGGGCCGGAACCGGGGGTTGGCTGCGCAGGACGGGGTATCATAACCTCCATTAACCTGCTGGAGCAGCTCGGGGCTTTCCACGAACAGTACAAGCTGGATTACACCTTCTATGATGTATTGGGCGACGTAGTCTGCGGTGGGTTTGCCATGCCTATACGCGATGGCAAGGCTGAAGAAATCTATATCGTCTGTTCCGGTGAAATGATGGCCATGTACGCTGCCAACAATATCTGCAAGGGTATCATGAAATTTGCAGAAGCCGGCACGGTGCGTCTCGGCGGCCTTATCTGTAACAGCCGCAAGACCGACAGGGAGGATGAATTGATAGGGGCCCTGGCGGAAAAACTCGGCACCCATATGATCCACTTCGTCCCCAGGGACAACATGGTTCAGCGTGCGGAAATAAACAAGAAAACCGTCATCGACTTTGATCCTACCATCGGTCAGGCTGATGAATACCGTAAGCTTGCCTCCGCTATAGAAAACAACAAGAAGTTTGTCATTCCCAAGCCCCTGGATATGACTGAACTCGAAAAACTTTTAATGGAATTTGGAATAGCAGATTAA
- a CDS encoding sigma-54 interaction domain-containing protein, whose translation MYQRSRDGLRLLFEISSLLSESDHIEAILKPVLDQIASCLGIRRGMITILNRETREIAIAEAWGLDEHQKLKGRYSLGEGITGQVIETGNPAVIKRIADDPRFLNRTGARKNAEAMDTSFVCIPIKLGLEVIGAIGIDLNYSSESLDYEVGVLTVAAASISQVVRLQQVQTEEMADLQEENSRLYEELRVRYNRPKAIIGNSKIMRLLYSQMEQVSATNATVLLLGESGVGKERVAHTIHYASPRSLKPFIKLNCAAIPESLIEDTLFGHEKGAFTGAVSLRKGYFEEADCGTIFLDEIGEMPLQVQTKFLRVLQEREFERIGGTRTIKVNIRVIAATNRDLPALIREGIFREDLYYRLSVFPLVIPPLRERKTDIMLLANHFLERISAEHGKEIRSISPAAVSLMTAYSWPGNVRELENCIERAVILSTDGTIHSYHLPPNLQKKQEAQGGRKRPLKEVLESVEKELITEEYRWTRGSIARAAANLGISERIMGLRAAKYGLKKENYTGE comes from the coding sequence ATGTATCAGCGGTCGAGGGACGGGCTTCGTCTCCTCTTTGAAATCTCAAGCCTCCTCTCCGAATCCGATCACATCGAAGCGATCCTCAAGCCCGTGCTGGATCAAATTGCCTCCTGCCTGGGCATACGAAGAGGCATGATTACCATCCTCAACCGTGAAACAAGAGAGATAGCCATTGCCGAAGCCTGGGGGCTGGACGAACACCAAAAACTCAAGGGCCGCTATTCTTTGGGAGAGGGAATAACAGGCCAGGTCATAGAAACCGGAAACCCTGCGGTAATTAAGCGTATTGCTGACGATCCCCGTTTTCTCAACCGTACGGGGGCGCGGAAAAATGCCGAAGCCATGGACACTTCTTTTGTCTGTATTCCCATCAAGCTGGGGCTTGAAGTGATTGGCGCCATTGGCATCGACCTCAATTACAGCTCTGAAAGTCTCGATTACGAAGTCGGAGTGCTTACTGTTGCTGCGGCTTCCATCTCCCAGGTGGTGCGGCTCCAGCAGGTGCAAACCGAGGAGATGGCGGATCTTCAGGAGGAGAATTCGAGGCTTTACGAGGAACTGCGGGTACGCTACAACCGGCCCAAGGCCATCATCGGCAATTCCAAAATCATGCGCCTCCTTTACAGCCAGATGGAGCAGGTAAGCGCTACAAATGCTACGGTACTGCTCCTGGGCGAGAGCGGAGTAGGCAAGGAGAGGGTGGCGCATACCATCCATTACGCTTCTCCCCGTTCGCTCAAGCCTTTCATCAAGCTGAACTGCGCCGCCATTCCCGAAAGCCTTATTGAGGATACCCTCTTCGGCCATGAGAAAGGCGCATTTACCGGCGCAGTTTCTCTGCGTAAAGGGTATTTTGAAGAAGCCGACTGCGGCACCATTTTTCTCGATGAAATCGGCGAGATGCCCCTTCAGGTGCAGACCAAATTCCTGCGAGTACTGCAGGAAAGGGAATTTGAACGCATAGGCGGCACCCGTACCATCAAGGTAAACATCAGGGTTATTGCCGCCACAAACCGCGATCTTCCTGCCCTCATCCGGGAGGGAATCTTCCGCGAAGACCTTTACTACCGCCTTTCAGTTTTCCCCCTGGTGATCCCCCCCCTGCGCGAGCGCAAAACCGACATCATGCTTTTGGCCAATCATTTTCTGGAGCGCATTTCCGCCGAACACGGCAAAGAGATTCGCAGTATTTCTCCTGCCGCAGTATCGCTCATGACCGCCTATTCCTGGCCGGGGAACGTGCGGGAACTTGAGAACTGCATAGAACGCGCAGTTATACTGTCAACTGACGGAACCATTCACAGTTATCACCTGCCTCCCAATCTTCAAAAAAAACAGGAGGCCCAGGGCGGAAGGAAACGCCCCTTAAAGGAAGTTTTGGAATCTGTGGAAAAAGAATTGATTACCGAAGAATACCGCTGGACCCGGGGCAGTATCGCCCGGGCCGCCGCCAACCTGGGTATTTCCGAACGTATCATGGGACTCAGGGCTGCCAAATATGGGTTGAAGAAGGAAAACTATACCGGCGAATGA